The following proteins come from a genomic window of Rhodohalobacter sp. 614A:
- a CDS encoding alpha/beta hydrolase, with the protein MKRSKNFAQYFSMRQAILTIFHLLLIFLAVPIQGQDVSEMAGTWSGYIDVNNRDLPVNITFSYSDEILDGTIDIPDQGIFTFPVEVLDSSENKLIFQFETGNGPAIFRGIRSETNDRISGEFQQSGEVFPFDLKRNTLTNGRLSGLPESEIIIPVSEGEIGGSLALHPEESPLVLLVSGSGSNNRNQNIGGFRLFEELASELYEKGYSTFRYDDRGVGQSTGPADITLQEMGADLVQIVDYLKSNYTENISRLILLGHNQGGLVASMAAKSVSVDGLILAATPFQNGEKIIAEQIQKISEVREVSDEVLQLNLEFQEKVYNAVRTGEGWQDIEGELADRLENQIMELPLEHQNALGDMSAFIQSQVDRQLETAKTRWFKSWIETNPDEVFQDLDIPVLAVFGEKDTQILPDRNKEVADSFASATDIPFQAVIIPGANHIFQEANSGMSMEYGLLEQELINDFIQELDRFIDSL; encoded by the coding sequence ATGAAGCGTTCAAAGAATTTCGCTCAATACTTTTCTATGCGGCAAGCCATTCTTACAATTTTTCATTTACTTCTGATATTTCTGGCAGTACCCATTCAGGGACAGGATGTCTCTGAAATGGCGGGAACGTGGTCGGGTTATATTGATGTGAATAACCGTGATTTGCCCGTCAATATTACCTTTTCTTATAGCGATGAAATACTGGACGGTACCATTGATATTCCCGATCAGGGTATATTTACCTTTCCGGTTGAAGTACTTGACTCGAGTGAAAACAAACTTATTTTTCAGTTTGAAACCGGAAACGGACCTGCAATTTTTCGCGGAATTCGAAGTGAAACAAATGATAGAATTAGTGGGGAGTTCCAACAATCCGGTGAAGTGTTTCCGTTTGATTTAAAAAGAAATACCCTCACAAATGGACGTTTATCAGGTTTGCCGGAGTCCGAAATAATTATACCTGTTTCTGAGGGTGAAATAGGCGGAAGCCTGGCTTTGCACCCGGAAGAATCACCACTGGTCTTACTGGTTTCGGGATCAGGTTCGAATAATCGTAATCAAAATATTGGTGGTTTCAGATTATTCGAAGAACTTGCATCCGAACTTTATGAAAAAGGTTATTCTACATTCAGATATGATGACAGGGGTGTTGGCCAGTCAACCGGCCCAGCCGATATTACATTGCAAGAGATGGGAGCCGATCTTGTCCAAATCGTTGATTATCTGAAATCGAATTATACTGAAAATATTTCCCGTTTAATTCTTCTTGGACACAATCAAGGAGGTCTGGTAGCTTCAATGGCAGCAAAAAGTGTTTCGGTGGACGGTTTGATTTTAGCCGCTACACCTTTTCAAAATGGCGAGAAGATCATTGCCGAACAGATACAAAAAATTTCAGAAGTGAGGGAAGTTTCTGATGAAGTGCTGCAGCTAAACCTGGAATTCCAGGAAAAAGTATATAATGCCGTTCGGACAGGAGAAGGCTGGCAGGATATAGAGGGTGAACTTGCAGACCGGTTGGAAAATCAGATCATGGAGTTGCCGCTGGAACATCAAAATGCTTTGGGGGATATGAGTGCATTTATCCAAAGCCAGGTAGACCGCCAGCTGGAAACGGCTAAAACCCGGTGGTTTAAATCCTGGATTGAAACAAATCCTGATGAGGTATTTCAAGATTTGGATATCCCGGTACTTGCCGTTTTTGGAGAGAAAGACACACAAATTTTGCCGGATAGAAATAAAGAAGTGGCTGATTCATTTGCTTCAGCGACCGACATTCCTTTCCAAGCCGTTATTATTCCGGGAGCCAATCATATTTTTCAAGAGGCAAATTCCGGAATGTCCATGGAATATGGCTTACTTGAGCAGGAACTTATAAATGATTTTATTCAGGAATTGGATCGGTTTATTGATTCTTTATAG
- a CDS encoding FixH family protein translates to MGCQSSDETHSDISLEWEIQPEQPTVGTATISITLWDSTDQRISGADVSLEGNMSHPGMQPVFVTAEETDAGSYSADIEFTMGGDWFFLIKSTLPDSRIVERQININGVRSQ, encoded by the coding sequence ATGGGATGTCAATCTTCTGATGAAACCCATTCCGATATTTCTCTGGAGTGGGAAATTCAGCCTGAGCAGCCAACAGTTGGAACGGCTACTATCAGCATCACTTTATGGGATAGCACAGACCAACGAATCAGCGGAGCCGATGTTTCACTTGAAGGAAATATGTCTCACCCCGGAATGCAGCCGGTTTTTGTAACTGCCGAAGAAACGGACGCCGGTTCATATTCCGCAGATATTGAGTTCACAATGGGAGGCGACTGGTTTTTTCTGATCAAGTCGACTCTCCCCGATAGCCGGATTGTGGAGCGGCAAATCAATATAAACGGAGTTCGGTCACAATAA
- a CDS encoding 4Fe-4S binding protein, with product MSVNKKSAVPGDTIDLLDLPVIGTFFRWHHSRIFLQSILLIIAAIMVLHGLFGPQLAPRNLSSLLTWVHYRGILVILLLVGGNFFCMACPFMLPRELARKFSKPVRNWPTWLRNKWLSIGLLVLVLFSYEYFDLWGSPWWTAWLIIAYFSAALLVDVFFKKASFCKYVCPIGQFNFISSTVSPFEVKVRDHEICASCETYDCIKGTRDAENQWNVVQRGCELALFQPRKVGNMDCTFCLDCIHACPHDNVGISTRSPGAELWSGKRRSGIGRFANRNDISILALVFVFGALLNAFGMVSPVYALQNWMAGVMNTTNELPVLGTLFFVMLVVEPFILLGLTSFAMKTWTDAQDSLIPIVMKYAFALVPFGFGLWVAHYSFHLLTGIWTFVPVVQSMMADIGLPIFGEPMWRLTGMPVGLVFPLEIGFLSLGFFGSLLVTYRISEKNYFDRRWEAFIPWAVLLMILLCAAIWLLNQPMEMRGTFLGG from the coding sequence ATGAGTGTAAATAAAAAATCAGCGGTACCAGGCGATACTATCGACCTACTGGATTTGCCCGTTATTGGCACCTTTTTCCGCTGGCATCACTCAAGAATATTCCTGCAGAGCATTCTGCTGATTATCGCCGCTATCATGGTTCTGCATGGACTTTTCGGTCCACAGCTTGCGCCAAGAAATCTCTCTTCGCTACTTACCTGGGTTCATTACCGGGGAATCCTTGTGATTTTATTGCTTGTTGGGGGAAACTTTTTTTGCATGGCTTGCCCTTTTATGCTGCCGCGTGAACTGGCCCGGAAATTTTCAAAGCCGGTAAGAAACTGGCCTACCTGGCTGCGTAACAAATGGCTGTCTATTGGCCTGCTTGTTCTCGTTCTTTTTTCTTATGAATATTTTGATCTCTGGGGATCTCCCTGGTGGACGGCCTGGCTGATCATTGCCTACTTCTCAGCGGCTCTTCTTGTTGATGTTTTTTTTAAAAAGGCTTCTTTTTGCAAATATGTCTGCCCGATCGGCCAGTTTAATTTTATCTCATCAACCGTCTCACCTTTTGAAGTAAAAGTTCGCGACCACGAAATTTGTGCCAGTTGTGAAACTTACGACTGTATCAAAGGAACCCGAGATGCTGAAAACCAATGGAATGTAGTGCAGCGCGGATGCGAACTCGCTCTTTTTCAACCCAGAAAAGTCGGAAATATGGATTGCACATTTTGCCTCGATTGCATCCATGCATGTCCGCATGACAATGTTGGAATCAGTACCCGATCACCCGGAGCCGAACTTTGGTCCGGCAAACGCCGATCCGGAATTGGACGATTTGCAAATCGAAACGACATTTCCATTCTGGCTCTGGTATTTGTATTTGGAGCTCTTTTGAACGCTTTTGGGATGGTAAGTCCTGTTTATGCCCTTCAAAACTGGATGGCCGGTGTCATGAACACAACGAATGAACTTCCCGTTTTAGGCACTCTTTTTTTCGTAATGCTGGTTGTTGAACCCTTTATTTTACTTGGGTTAACTTCCTTTGCAATGAAAACCTGGACCGACGCACAGGACAGTCTCATACCAATTGTAATGAAATATGCCTTCGCTCTCGTGCCGTTTGGTTTTGGCCTGTGGGTGGCACACTACAGCTTCCATTTGTTAACCGGAATCTGGACGTTCGTTCCCGTTGTGCAAAGTATGATGGCGGATATCGGTTTACCTATTTTTGGCGAGCCGATGTGGAGATTAACGGGAATGCCGGTCGGCCTTGTCTTTCCGCTTGAAATTGGATTTTTATCTTTAGGATTCTTTGGTTCTCTCCTGGTTACCTACCGCATTTCAGAAAAAAACTATTTCGACCGCAGATGGGAAGCATTTATTCCCTGGGCCGTCTTACTGATGATACTACTCTGTGCTGCAATCTGGTTGTTGAACCAACCCATGGAAATGAGAGGTACATTTCTTGGAGGATGA
- a CDS encoding isoaspartyl peptidase/L-asparaginase family protein — MTSRRKFLKNTLLSSTLMLPGAVKTGLQSLEKKTSKQVNKPLILSTWNHGLAANEKAWSVLNQTGSILDAVEEGVKVTEADLSSRSVGLNGYPDREGIVTLDASIMNGNGDCGSVCFVRQIKHPITLARKVMEETPHVMLAGEGAKQFAVSQGMPLEDEELHPDARQEYEEWLEKSEYKPKANFENHDTIGMIGLDADGNLAGSCTTSGLMFKMHGRVGDSPIIGAGLYVDNEVGAATATGVGETIIKICGSFLVVELMRQGRTPQEACEETIDRLLQKTPFHEDEMQVGFLAINKEGEHGAYAVQSGFTYAVQHQGGNSAVKSDSRYQTTTE; from the coding sequence ATGACCTCCCGAAGAAAATTCTTAAAAAACACACTCTTATCTTCAACGCTGATGCTTCCGGGTGCTGTTAAAACCGGACTTCAATCCCTTGAGAAAAAGACCAGCAAACAGGTAAATAAACCTCTGATTCTTTCTACCTGGAATCACGGACTGGCGGCCAATGAAAAAGCATGGAGTGTACTCAATCAAACCGGCTCTATTCTGGATGCTGTCGAAGAAGGGGTAAAAGTAACCGAAGCCGATTTGAGCAGCCGATCGGTCGGGTTAAATGGTTATCCTGACCGGGAAGGAATTGTTACGCTGGACGCTTCCATTATGAATGGAAATGGAGATTGCGGTTCGGTATGCTTTGTGAGACAAATAAAACACCCGATTACGCTGGCAAGAAAAGTAATGGAAGAAACGCCTCATGTGATGCTTGCCGGGGAGGGCGCAAAACAGTTTGCTGTATCGCAGGGGATGCCACTTGAAGATGAAGAACTACATCCCGACGCTCGTCAGGAGTATGAAGAATGGCTTGAAAAATCAGAATACAAACCCAAGGCGAATTTTGAAAATCACGATACTATTGGAATGATTGGTTTGGATGCCGATGGAAATCTGGCCGGTTCGTGCACTACAAGCGGTTTAATGTTCAAAATGCACGGCCGGGTGGGCGACAGTCCGATTATTGGTGCAGGCTTGTATGTTGATAACGAAGTTGGAGCCGCAACGGCTACCGGCGTGGGTGAAACCATCATTAAAATTTGTGGAAGTTTTCTGGTGGTTGAACTGATGAGACAGGGACGAACTCCCCAGGAAGCTTGCGAGGAAACGATTGATCGCCTTCTCCAAAAAACACCTTTTCATGAAGACGAAATGCAGGTAGGATTTCTGGCCATCAACAAAGAAGGTGAACATGGAGCCTATGCGGTTCAGTCGGGATTTACGTATGCGGTTCAGCACCAGGGAGGAAATTCTGCTGTAAAGTCAGATTCCAGATATCAAACGACGACCGAGTAA
- a CDS encoding superoxide dismutase family protein, with translation MMRYLSLSLLTLFLLASCSQGEVSEMESDMDMGTDTTMSSQSSNGMVTDIETATAVLHPTEGNDVSGVVVFTQTDQGVQIQATVTGLEPDTRHGFHIHQYGDCRAADGTSAGGHYNPSGDDHGAPSDDARHMGDLGNLPVDAQGTASADFIDTHVELSSILGRGMILHAGEDDLTSQPTGAAGARLACGVIGIANPEVEITN, from the coding sequence ATGATGAGATATCTTTCACTTAGTTTATTAACACTTTTCTTATTGGCTTCTTGTTCGCAAGGAGAAGTTTCTGAAATGGAATCGGATATGGATATGGGAACGGATACAACCATGAGTTCTCAATCAAGCAACGGAATGGTTACTGACATTGAAACAGCAACCGCTGTTCTTCATCCAACAGAGGGAAATGATGTGTCGGGTGTTGTTGTATTTACACAGACAGATCAGGGAGTTCAGATACAGGCGACAGTAACAGGCCTTGAACCAGATACCCGCCACGGATTTCATATTCACCAATATGGAGACTGCCGTGCTGCAGACGGAACATCAGCAGGTGGCCACTATAATCCAAGTGGGGATGATCATGGCGCTCCATCTGATGATGCACGGCACATGGGAGATTTAGGAAACCTGCCTGTGGATGCACAAGGAACGGCTTCAGCTGATTTTATTGATACACATGTGGAATTAAGTTCTATTCTGGGACGCGGGATGATTCTTCATGCCGGAGAGGACGATTTGACTTCTCAGCCCACGGGAGCTGCGGGTGCCCGTCTGGCATGTGGTGTTATTGGAATTGCTAATCCTGAGGTTGAGATTACAAACTAA
- a CDS encoding zinc-dependent metalloprotease, whose amino-acid sequence MKYILKQLPLFILALLIGVSCSTTKSAGGSDNSTPSSAPSRMGSQSENGEIKKFSEVIKDDFEKDEGLFNVYKDDSDYYYVIPDSLLEREMLMVSRIARTAEGINYGGMKNNTQVLRWQKRDKKILLRRVSFNNTASDTLPVYEAVRNSNFEPILASFDIQALNEDSTGSVIEVTSLFTDDVPALGLQQYYRQEFQVRRVDGDRTFIEHIRSFPENIEARHILTYVAQNPPADADANTISLEINHSMILMPDEPMQRRRPDARVGYFSTNQTDYGNEEHRATPISHITRWELIPKDKEAYLNGELVEPENPITFYIDPATPEQWRDFMIQGVNDWQIAFEAAGFKNAIIGKMAPTKEEDPDFSLEDIRYPSIRYFASPIQNAFGPHVHDPRSGQIMTSAIGWFHNVMRLLRNWYFIQTSAANPEARAVQYDDERMGELIRFVASHEVGHTLGLPHNFGSSHAFPVDSLRSPTFTNTHGTAPSIMDYARFNYIAQPGDGVTDFMPEIGEYDKWAIKWGYTWFGDKSLEEQKEILNEWVKERANDPTYFYGQQTANPIDPRSNREDLGDNAMKASTYGLQNLEVITNNLIDWIHEDGEDFAELDEIYGQVLVQWSRYMGHVTPYIGGVYQDNKTFEQEGVVYTPVEAERQREAMEFLAERAFSDPTWQVNDEILGRINQADFIDSYRERQATVLNDLLSAYRLARLIEYEYRTNDAYSPFEFMDDLREAIWSELDSNSSISVYRRNLQRAYLERMEGLMTEELPDVDNQFRQFLGWTQINVNQSDIRPIVREQLEILLDDVQSARSNDRATRIHLNDLSERIDNILNPEN is encoded by the coding sequence ATGAAATATATCCTGAAACAATTACCGCTATTCATCCTCGCCCTATTGATTGGTGTGAGTTGTAGCACAACAAAGTCAGCCGGCGGTTCTGACAATTCAACACCGTCCTCCGCTCCATCACGAATGGGGTCTCAATCTGAAAACGGAGAAATCAAGAAGTTCTCAGAAGTTATTAAAGATGATTTTGAAAAAGATGAAGGCCTTTTCAATGTCTACAAAGACGATTCCGACTATTATTATGTGATTCCCGATTCCCTTCTTGAAAGAGAAATGTTAATGGTTTCGCGAATTGCCCGCACAGCGGAAGGAATTAATTACGGCGGAATGAAAAACAATACGCAGGTCTTGCGATGGCAAAAAAGAGATAAGAAAATTCTTTTGAGACGAGTTTCATTCAACAATACTGCCAGTGATACACTCCCGGTTTATGAAGCCGTTCGGAATTCAAATTTCGAGCCCATCCTTGCTTCTTTTGATATCCAGGCACTGAATGAAGATTCCACGGGATCGGTAATTGAAGTGACAAGTCTCTTTACGGATGATGTTCCTGCTTTGGGTCTGCAACAATATTACCGGCAGGAATTCCAGGTTCGTCGAGTGGACGGCGACCGGACGTTTATTGAGCATATTCGCAGTTTCCCGGAAAATATTGAAGCACGACATATTTTAACGTATGTAGCACAAAATCCCCCGGCAGATGCGGATGCAAATACCATCTCGCTTGAGATCAATCACAGCATGATTCTGATGCCGGATGAACCAATGCAGCGCCGGAGACCAGATGCAAGAGTTGGCTATTTCAGCACAAACCAAACCGACTACGGGAATGAAGAGCACCGTGCAACGCCTATCAGCCATATCACCAGATGGGAACTTATTCCTAAAGATAAAGAAGCTTATTTGAATGGAGAATTGGTGGAACCGGAAAATCCCATCACTTTCTATATTGATCCGGCTACCCCGGAACAGTGGCGGGACTTCATGATTCAGGGCGTAAATGATTGGCAAATTGCTTTCGAAGCGGCCGGATTCAAAAACGCCATTATCGGTAAAATGGCTCCGACCAAAGAAGAAGACCCTGATTTCAGCCTCGAAGATATTCGTTATCCGTCCATTCGTTATTTTGCATCCCCGATCCAAAATGCATTTGGACCGCATGTTCACGATCCGCGATCAGGCCAAATTATGACCTCAGCCATCGGATGGTTTCATAATGTAATGAGACTGCTCCGAAACTGGTATTTCATCCAGACCTCTGCAGCCAATCCGGAAGCGAGGGCTGTACAGTATGATGATGAACGTATGGGAGAATTGATCCGATTTGTAGCTTCTCATGAAGTTGGTCACACTCTTGGGTTGCCACATAATTTTGGCTCAAGCCACGCTTTCCCGGTAGATTCCCTTCGTTCCCCAACCTTTACAAATACTCACGGAACGGCTCCTTCCATTATGGATTACGCGCGGTTTAATTATATCGCACAGCCGGGTGATGGAGTGACGGACTTTATGCCGGAAATTGGCGAATATGACAAATGGGCCATTAAATGGGGATATACCTGGTTTGGTGATAAATCCCTTGAAGAACAGAAAGAAATTCTCAACGAATGGGTAAAAGAGCGGGCGAATGATCCCACTTATTTTTACGGCCAGCAGACAGCCAACCCAATCGATCCCCGATCCAACCGAGAAGATTTGGGAGATAACGCCATGAAAGCCAGTACCTATGGGCTTCAAAACCTGGAAGTGATCACAAACAACCTTATAGACTGGATCCATGAGGATGGAGAAGATTTTGCCGAGCTGGACGAAATCTACGGGCAGGTTCTCGTTCAGTGGAGTCGTTATATGGGGCACGTAACACCTTATATAGGTGGTGTATACCAGGATAACAAAACGTTTGAACAGGAAGGTGTAGTCTATACTCCGGTTGAGGCTGAACGCCAGCGTGAAGCTATGGAATTCCTGGCTGAACGCGCTTTTAGTGATCCCACCTGGCAGGTGAATGATGAAATCCTCGGGCGCATCAATCAAGCCGATTTTATTGACAGCTACCGCGAACGTCAGGCTACCGTTTTGAATGACCTGCTCAGCGCCTACCGACTGGCCCGACTCATTGAATACGAATACAGAACGAACGATGCATACTCTCCATTTGAATTCATGGATGATCTGAGAGAAGCCATCTGGAGTGAACTGGATTCCAATTCTTCCATTTCTGTGTATCGCAGAAATCTACAGCGCGCCTATCTCGAACGGATGGAAGGACTGATGACCGAAGAGCTCCCCGATGTAGATAACCAGTTCCGGCAGTTTTTGGGTTGGACACAAATCAATGTGAATCAATCCGATATTCGTCCGATTGTACGGGAACAGCTGGAAATTCTTTTGGATGATGTTCAATCAGCCCGATCGAACGACCGTGCAACACGAATCCATCTGAATGATCTTTCTGAAAGGATCGACAATATTTTGAATCCCGAAAACTAA
- a CDS encoding porin produces MEAKKTQYFVALFVLMMVLFVTSYSQIATAQTITFSSLKFGGFLQQQFIMDETPGAAERFSIHRARLGVTGSVTDNIRVNVIGGYVEPPDRTPRLVNAFIDFDIHPLFQLRTGQFLAPFGIESPEVIIFNPAIERTTAILRLNPYAMFRDIGVQVGGKNSFLNYKIALVNGKGANQTEEFDPKDVLGRIGITPVEHLEFGVSAHFGQYQPDMNSDHHESRTRLGADISYTGDPVYFRAEYIVREDDLADSGSREMNGWYLLGAYKFTEKIQAIARFESFDPETSMDENEYTGVLIGANYYFVGNTRLSLNYEFRDDKLNADLGNMLTVQMQVAL; encoded by the coding sequence ATGGAAGCTAAAAAAACTCAATATTTTGTTGCTTTATTTGTATTAATGATGGTCTTGTTCGTGACAAGTTATTCTCAAATTGCAACTGCTCAAACCATAACATTCTCCTCATTAAAATTTGGGGGATTCCTTCAGCAGCAATTCATTATGGATGAAACTCCCGGTGCTGCCGAACGTTTTTCTATTCATCGTGCAAGGTTGGGAGTCACCGGTTCCGTAACGGATAACATTCGCGTGAATGTTATTGGAGGATATGTTGAGCCACCAGACAGAACTCCGCGATTGGTTAATGCCTTTATTGATTTTGATATTCATCCTTTATTCCAGCTTCGAACGGGGCAATTTTTGGCGCCATTCGGTATTGAAAGTCCCGAGGTGATTATCTTCAACCCGGCCATTGAACGAACAACAGCTATTCTGCGATTAAATCCGTACGCTATGTTTCGGGATATTGGAGTACAGGTTGGCGGGAAAAATTCATTTCTGAATTACAAAATTGCATTGGTGAATGGAAAGGGAGCCAATCAAACCGAAGAATTTGATCCCAAAGATGTGCTTGGCCGGATTGGAATCACTCCTGTTGAACATCTTGAATTTGGAGTATCGGCTCATTTTGGACAGTATCAACCAGACATGAATTCAGATCATCATGAATCAAGGACGCGTTTAGGCGCGGATATAAGTTATACGGGTGATCCGGTTTATTTCCGAGCTGAATATATTGTTCGGGAAGATGACCTTGCGGATAGCGGCTCGCGCGAAATGAATGGCTGGTATCTGCTTGGAGCTTACAAATTCACAGAAAAAATACAGGCTATCGCCCGATTTGAATCATTCGATCCGGAGACTTCAATGGATGAAAATGAGTATACCGGAGTCTTGATTGGCGCGAACTATTATTTTGTAGGTAATACCCGATTGTCACTCAATTATGAATTTCGGGATGACAAACTAAATGCTGATCTCGGCAATATGCTAACGGTTCAAATGCAGGTGGCGCTGTAA
- a CDS encoding copper homeostasis protein CutC yields the protein MAENILLESPVFNIEAALKAYKYGVDRLELCSSYPEGGLTPGAGLFTFLKSKIDIPIFVMIRPRGGNFVYSAEEVEVMKEEIRIFSSLGADGFVFGILDKNGSVQKNPCKELVDLAGEKPCTFHRAFDASADFKKSLDDVIDCGFKRILTSGGKNNVSEGLPVLLELLKKAKDQIIIMPGGGMMPELMEPMRETAYLKEVHASCKKIERPGKLYENEEVQFSTAPLGFNENLSVDQKKVLHFKSFF from the coding sequence ATGGCTGAAAATATCCTTCTGGAATCACCTGTCTTTAACATAGAAGCTGCATTAAAAGCTTATAAATATGGAGTGGACCGGCTTGAACTTTGTTCTTCATACCCGGAGGGAGGACTCACTCCGGGGGCGGGTTTATTTACTTTTCTGAAATCAAAAATTGATATTCCAATATTTGTAATGATTCGCCCCAGGGGCGGGAATTTTGTCTATTCTGCCGAAGAAGTTGAGGTGATGAAAGAGGAAATCCGGATTTTTTCCTCTCTTGGAGCTGACGGTTTTGTCTTTGGGATTTTAGATAAAAATGGTTCGGTTCAGAAAAACCCATGTAAAGAACTTGTAGATTTAGCCGGCGAAAAACCCTGTACATTTCATCGTGCATTTGACGCATCCGCCGATTTTAAAAAATCGCTTGATGATGTTATAGACTGTGGATTCAAACGAATCCTAACATCCGGTGGGAAAAATAACGTGAGTGAAGGACTGCCTGTTCTTTTGGAGTTATTGAAGAAAGCAAAAGATCAAATCATCATTATGCCTGGCGGAGGAATGATGCCGGAACTTATGGAACCAATGAGGGAAACCGCGTATCTCAAAGAGGTTCATGCGAGCTGCAAGAAAATTGAGCGGCCGGGGAAACTTTATGAAAATGAGGAAGTTCAATTTTCAACAGCGCCTTTGGGTTTTAATGAAAATCTAAGTGTTGATCAAAAAAAAGTGCTGCATTTTAAAAGCTTTTTTTAG